One Lacipirellulaceae bacterium DNA window includes the following coding sequences:
- a CDS encoding ATPase, T2SS/T4P/T4SS family, which yields MTLTIDQGNTDEQHLAGLLHEAPEEQPLHKGPLGQRLIRANLLGQEELDTALSQQAESGKKLGETLLELGFVSEDQLLPFIEQQLEVPAVRLRDGLLDPVAVRTLPRYLAEEFNVLALFRIHNELVLATDDPHNLLAIDAVEQATGLTVRPVFAFGAAIERFVGRAYEEDFQVDAVTADLDDAALELRADAADLDIASVNELVDGSPIINLVNYLMLQAVRKGASDIHIEPGRKSASVRFRIDGQLVEMLKPRRDIYPAIVSRIKVMAKLDIAEHRQPQDGRCQVVAEGKEVDLRISTLPTVMGEKVVMRVLDKGRLTFDLDELGINLETLTTLKKLLKKPHGLLLVTGPTGSGKTTTLYSALELIKSVTLNAVTVEDPVEYQVEQVNQVQVDSARGVSFAAALRSILRQDPDVIMVGEIRDAETAQVAVQAALTGHLVLSTLHTNDSAGAITRMLDMGVESYKLAASLVGVMAQRLVRTICPHCRTTHYASAEYLESLNFKGDSRRSFARGEGCHECFDTGYQGRTGIYEVLPVTSEFRAMIASEEDVDTIRRWRDDQGFESLLAGGLNLAEMEQTSLEEVARVAFFD from the coding sequence ATGACTCTCACCATTGATCAAGGCAACACCGACGAACAGCACCTAGCGGGACTTCTGCACGAAGCTCCTGAGGAGCAGCCTCTGCATAAGGGACCTCTCGGTCAACGCCTTATCCGGGCTAACTTGCTCGGCCAAGAAGAACTCGATACCGCGCTGAGCCAGCAGGCGGAAAGCGGCAAGAAGCTTGGCGAAACCTTGCTTGAGCTGGGCTTCGTCAGCGAAGACCAGTTGCTCCCTTTTATCGAGCAACAATTGGAAGTTCCAGCAGTCAGACTTCGTGATGGCTTGCTCGACCCGGTTGCCGTGCGGACTTTGCCGCGCTACTTGGCTGAAGAGTTCAACGTGCTGGCATTATTTCGCATTCACAACGAGCTGGTCCTTGCGACTGACGACCCGCACAACCTCCTAGCAATCGACGCCGTCGAGCAGGCGACAGGACTAACTGTCCGTCCCGTTTTTGCTTTCGGTGCTGCCATCGAGCGTTTCGTCGGACGTGCTTACGAAGAAGACTTTCAAGTCGATGCCGTTACGGCCGACCTCGATGATGCGGCTCTCGAACTTCGGGCGGACGCTGCAGACCTTGATATCGCTTCGGTCAACGAGCTGGTTGATGGCAGCCCCATCATCAATCTCGTCAACTACTTAATGCTACAAGCTGTTCGCAAAGGGGCCAGCGATATTCACATTGAGCCTGGCCGAAAATCAGCGTCGGTTCGGTTCCGCATCGATGGCCAACTTGTCGAAATGCTGAAGCCACGGCGCGACATCTACCCGGCGATCGTTTCCCGTATCAAAGTGATGGCGAAGCTCGACATTGCCGAGCATCGACAGCCCCAAGATGGCCGTTGTCAGGTGGTTGCCGAGGGCAAAGAAGTCGACCTTCGTATCTCGACTCTTCCAACTGTGATGGGCGAAAAGGTGGTCATGCGTGTTCTCGACAAGGGCCGTCTCACCTTCGATCTTGATGAGTTGGGAATCAACTTAGAGACACTGACCACGCTCAAAAAACTTCTGAAAAAACCACACGGCTTGCTGCTCGTGACAGGCCCCACCGGTAGCGGTAAGACGACGACACTCTATTCAGCATTGGAACTGATCAAATCGGTCACGCTCAACGCTGTCACTGTTGAAGACCCTGTCGAATATCAGGTTGAGCAGGTTAACCAGGTGCAAGTCGATTCGGCCCGAGGGGTTAGCTTCGCGGCAGCCCTTCGTTCGATCCTCCGACAAGACCCCGACGTCATCATGGTCGGTGAAATCCGTGATGCCGAAACGGCCCAAGTCGCCGTGCAAGCAGCACTGACCGGTCACTTGGTGTTGAGCACCCTACATACCAACGACAGCGCCGGTGCAATCACACGAATGCTGGATATGGGCGTCGAGAGCTATAAACTCGCCGCTTCTTTAGTGGGCGTGATGGCCCAGCGGCTCGTGAGAACGATTTGCCCGCATTGTAGAACAACGCACTACGCGTCCGCTGAATACCTGGAGTCGCTCAATTTCAAGGGCGACTCCCGTCGCAGTTTCGCCCGCGGTGAGGGATGCCACGAGTGTTTCGACACCGGCTACCAAGGCCGGACAGGCATCTATGAAGTGCTCCCCGTTACCTCCGAATTCCGAGCAATGATCGCCTCTGAAGAAGATGTCGATACGATCCGTCGGTGGCGCGACGATCAAGGTTTCGAATCGCTTCTGGCCGGAGGACTGAATCTAGCGGAGATGGAACAGACCAGTTTGGAAGAAGTAGCGCGTGTCGCCTTCTTCGATTAG
- a CDS encoding type II secretion system F family protein, with protein MSTTSTVPDWMSADFAPVMQPAKSRGSSWRARSRVTKSQLADFLAQLSIMSRSGVDLASAIQSLAMQCEQPQLAEILREVNEAVVSGHTLSEALKKHPATFDPAFVATVSAGEASGRMSEVLTHLADVYRGEVRLRRTIKTMLTYPVLLTMVSGGVVVALVLFVLPRFAGIFEQYDMVLPALTQWLINFASELRGRWWLWLPLFGAVVGGAAAWFLTETGQSWWNRVCVSLPLLRGITKPLCTGRICRMLSLMLTSGVPLVEGLRLTEQSVGNREFKNVLRKMTDAVVNGRSLTSVMSNAEIFPQSAREMIATSEGAGKLDEVASLLGAYYEEEAESKMRQALRMFEPAITVIMGAIIACIVLAVMLPVFDLSSMKGAR; from the coding sequence ATGTCAACCACTTCCACCGTCCCTGATTGGATGAGCGCCGACTTTGCACCGGTAATGCAACCTGCGAAATCGCGGGGCTCGTCGTGGCGCGCGCGTAGTCGAGTGACGAAGAGCCAGTTGGCTGACTTTCTGGCACAACTGTCGATTATGTCTCGCTCAGGCGTCGACTTGGCATCAGCGATTCAGTCACTCGCAATGCAGTGCGAACAGCCTCAACTTGCCGAAATCCTACGAGAGGTCAACGAAGCGGTTGTCAGTGGTCACACGCTTTCTGAGGCGCTCAAAAAACACCCTGCGACTTTCGACCCCGCCTTTGTAGCGACCGTGTCTGCGGGTGAGGCGAGTGGTCGAATGTCGGAAGTACTGACGCATCTGGCAGATGTTTATCGTGGCGAAGTCCGGCTCCGCCGCACCATCAAGACGATGCTAACCTATCCCGTCTTACTGACGATGGTCTCTGGTGGGGTAGTTGTCGCACTCGTACTTTTCGTCTTGCCACGGTTCGCAGGCATCTTCGAACAATATGATATGGTTCTGCCAGCACTGACGCAGTGGCTGATTAACTTTGCTTCAGAACTCCGCGGACGCTGGTGGCTGTGGCTGCCGCTGTTCGGGGCGGTCGTCGGTGGTGCGGCCGCTTGGTTCCTCACCGAAACCGGCCAAAGCTGGTGGAACAGAGTATGCGTAAGCTTGCCGCTACTGCGGGGCATTACGAAACCACTTTGCACGGGCCGCATCTGCCGGATGCTGTCACTTATGCTCACTAGCGGCGTGCCGTTGGTCGAAGGACTGCGACTCACTGAGCAGTCCGTAGGCAATCGAGAATTCAAGAATGTCCTTCGCAAGATGACCGACGCGGTTGTCAATGGCCGCTCGCTCACAAGCGTGATGAGCAACGCAGAGATCTTCCCCCAATCAGCCCGCGAAATGATCGCCACCTCAGAAGGAGCGGGCAAGCTCGATGAAGTCGCTTCGCTGCTCGGTGCCTACTACGAAGAGGAAGCGGAATCAAAAATGAGACAAGCGCTCCGCATGTTCGAGCCAGCCATCACCGTCATCATGGGGGCGATCATCGCCTGCATTGTGCTGGCGGTCATGTTGCCTGTGTTCGATCTCTCAAGCATGAAGGGAGCACGGTAG
- a CDS encoding STAS domain-containing protein has protein sequence MLAVETQGAVEVVSLNAPLDSQNADELAESISQRCAHGQPAIVIDLKNTPLIDSAGLESLVDVQQMAAKRGGSVKLSGPNPLCADILHVSGMNRRFEVFETAKAAVGSFAG, from the coding sequence ATGCTCGCCGTTGAGACCCAAGGCGCGGTCGAAGTGGTGAGCCTGAATGCACCGCTAGACTCTCAGAATGCCGATGAATTGGCCGAAAGCATCAGTCAGCGATGTGCGCATGGTCAGCCAGCGATCGTCATCGATCTTAAGAATACCCCGCTGATCGATAGTGCAGGTTTAGAATCGCTCGTCGACGTCCAGCAAATGGCCGCGAAACGAGGTGGCAGTGTCAAGCTAAGCGGGCCGAATCCGCTTTGTGCAGATATTCTTCACGTCAGTGGAATGAATCGCCGGTTTGAAGTCTTTGAAACGGCCAAAGCAGCCGTTGGGAGCTTTGCCGGATGA